In Anser cygnoides isolate HZ-2024a breed goose chromosome 16, Taihu_goose_T2T_genome, whole genome shotgun sequence, one genomic interval encodes:
- the PRPF6 gene encoding pre-mRNA-processing factor 6, which translates to MNKKKKPFLGMPAPLGYVPGLGRGATGFTTRSDIGPARDANDPVDDRHAPPGKRTVGDQMKKNQTADDDDEDLNDTNYDEFNGYAGSLFSSGPYEKDDEEADAIYAALDKRMDERRKERREQREKEEIEKYRMERPKIQQQFSDLKRKLAEVTEEEWLSIPEVGDARNKRQRNPRYEKLTPVPDSFFAKHLQSGENHTTVDPRQTQFGGLNTPYPGGLNTPYPGGMTPGLMTPGTGELDMRKIGQARNTLMDMRLSQVSDSVSGQTVVDPKGYLTDLNSMIPTHGGDINDIKKARLLLKSVRETNPHHPPAWIASARLEEVTGKLQVARNLIMKGTEMCPKSEDVWLEAARLQPGDTAKAVVAQAVRHLPQSVRIYIRAAELETDIRAKKRVLRKALEHVPNSVRLWKAAVELEEPEDARIMLSRAVECCPTSVELWLALARLETYENARKVLNKARENIPTDRHIWITAAKLEEANGNTQMVEKIIDRAITSLRANGVEINREQWIQDAEECDKAGSVATCQAIMRAVIGIGIEEEDRKHTWMEDADSCVAHNALECARAIYAYALQVFPSKKSVWLRAAYFEKNHGTRESLEALLQRAVAHCPKAEVLWLMGAKSKWLAGDVPAARSILALAFQANPNSEEIWLAAVKLESENNEYERARRLLAKARSSAPTARVFMKSVKLEWVLGNIAAAQELCEEALKHYEDFPKLWMMKGQIEEQKELVEKAREAYNQGLKKCPHSIPLWLLLSRLEEKVGQLTRARAILEKSRLKNPKNPDLWLESVRLEYRAGLKNIANTLMAKALQECPNSGILWSEAIFLEARPQRKTKSVDALKKCEHDPHVLLAVAKLFWSERKITKAREWFHRTVKIDSDLGDAWAFFYKFELQHGTEEQQEEVRKRCENAEPRHGELWCDVSKDIANWQKKIGEILVLVAAKLKNTF; encoded by the exons atgaacaagaagaagaagccGTTCCTGGGCATGCCCGCGCCCCTCGGCTACGTACCGGGGCTGGGCCGCGG GGCCACCGGTTTCACCACCCGCTCCGACATCGGCCCCGCTCGTGACGCCAACGACCCCGTGGATGACCGCCATGCGCCCCCCGGGAAAAGGACGGTCGGGGACCAGATGAAGAAGAACCAGACGGCCGACGACGATGACGAAGACTTGAACGACACCAATTATGATGAG TTCAATGGCTATGCTGGGAGCCTGTTCTCAAGCGGTCCCTATGAGAAAGATGACGAGGAAGCAGATGCTATTTATGCAGCTTTGGATAAAAGGATGGATGAacggaggaaggagagaag GGAGCAACGGGAGAAAGAGGAAATCGAAAAATACCGTATGGAACGACCTAAAATTCAGCAGCAGTTCTCAGACTTGAAA CGGAAGCTAGCGGAGGTCACGGAAGAAGAGTGGCTGAGCATTCCAGAAGTTGGCGATGCCAGGAACAAACGGCAGAGGAACCCTCGTTATGAGAAGCTGACTCCTGTACCCGATAGcttctttgcaaaacatttaCAGTCGGGGGAGAATCACACCACTGTTGACCCACGCCAGACG CAATTTGGTGGATTGAATACTCCCTATCCAGGGGGCTTGAATACTCCATACCCAGGAGGAATGACACCAGGCTTAATGACACCTGGGACAGGAGAACTGGATATGAGGAAGATCGGCCAAGCCAGAAACACCCTGATGGATATGAGGCTAAGCCAG GTGTCAGACTCTGTGAGTGGCCAGACTGTAGTGGATCCCAAAGGATATCTGACAGACCTGAATTCCATGATTCCCACACACGGAGGTGATATCAA cGATATTAAAAAAGCTCGTTTGCTCCTCAAATCTGTACGAGAGACCAACCCTCATCACCCACCAGCTTGGATAGCGTCGGCCCGACTGGAGGAAGTCACTGGCAAGCTGCAGGTGGCTCGGAATCTTATCATGAAAGGAACAGAGATGTGCCCCAAG agtGAAGATGTTTGGTTAGAAGCTGCTCGGCTTCAGCCTGGGGATACAGCCAAGGCTGTTGTGGCCCAAGCTGTCCGCCACCTCCCGCAGTCCGTCCGGATCTATATAAGAGCAGCGGAGCTGGAGACAGATATCCGGGCAAAGAAGCGCGTTCTTAGGAAAG CCCTTGAGCATGTTCCAAATTCAGTGCGTTTGTGGAAGGCAGCTGTGGAGTTAGAAGAACCTGAGGATGCCAGGATCATGCTGAGTCGAGCTGTGGAATGCTGCCCAACTAGCGTTgaa CTGTGGCTTGCGCTGGCAAGACTGGAGACATATGAGAATGCTCGTAAAGTCCTCAACAAAGCCCGTGAGAATATTCCAACAGATCGTCACATCTGGATTACTGCTGCCAAATTGGAAGAAGCCAATGGAAACACCCAGATGGTGGAGAAAATCATTGACAGAGCCATCACATCTCTTAGGGCTAACGGGGTGGAAATCAACAGAGAGCAATGGATACAG GATGCGGAGGAATGTGATAAAGCCGGAAGCGTGGCCACGTGCCAGGCAATCATGCGAGCTGtgattgggattgggattgaGGAAGAAGATCGGAAACATACCTGGATGGAAGATGCAGACAGT TGTGTTGCTCATAACGCTCTGGAGTGTGCCCGAGCGATTTATGCATATGCCTTGCAAGTTTTCCCAAGCAAGAAGAGTGTGTGGCTGAGAGCAGCGTACTTTGAAAAAAACCATGGAACAAG AGAATCCTTGGAGGCTCTTTTGCAGAGAGCTGTTGCTCACTGTCCCAAAGCAGAAGTGCTCTGGCTCATGGGTGCCAAGTCGAAGTGGCTGGCAGGAGATGTGCCAGCAGCCAGAAGCATTCTGGCCCTGGCTTTCCAG GCCAACCCCAACAGTGAGGAGATCTGGCTGGCTGCCGTGAAGCTCGAGTCAGAAAACAATGAATATGAAAGGGCGAGGAGGCTGCTGGCAAAAGCTCGCAGCAGTGCCCCCACGGCAAGG GTCTTCATGAAGTCTGTGAAGTTAGAATGGGTGCTTGGAAAcattgctgcagcccaggagctCTGTGAGGAAGCCCTGAAGCACTACGAGGACTTCCCCAAACTGTGGATGATGAAAGGACAAATCGAGGAGCAAAAGGAGCTGGTAGAGAAAGCACGGGAGGCTTACAATCAAGGG ttGAAAAAGTGTCCCCATTCCATACCCCTGTGGCTTTTGCTGTCCAGGCTGGAAGAGAAGGTGGGGCAGTTGACCAGAGCAAGAGCCATCTTGGAAAAGTCTCGCCTAAAGAATCCAAAGAATCCAGATCTCTG GTTAGAGTCTGTGCGACTGGAGTACAGAGCTGGGCTAAAGAATATTGCAAATACTCTGATGGCCAAGGCATTGCAAGAATGCCCCAATTCAG GAATCCTGTGGTCAGAGGCAATTTTCCTTGAAGCGCGGCCGCAACGAAAGACCAAGAGTGTGGATGCTCTGAAGAAGTGTGAACACGACCCACATGTCCTGTTGGCTGTGGCCAA GTTATTCTGGAGCGAGCGTAAAATAACCAAGGCTCGAGAGTGGTTCCACCGAACAGTGAAGATAGATTCTGACCTGGGAGACGCCTGGGCTTTCTTTTACAAATTTGAGCTTCAGCACGGCACAGAG GAACAACAAGAAGAGGTAAGGAAGCGCTGCGAGAATGCTGAACCCCGCCACGGAGAGCTCTGGTGTGATGTCTCCAAGGACATAGCAAACTGGCAGAAGAAGATCGGAGAGATTCTCGTGCTTGTGGCAGCCAAGcttaaaaacaccttctag